The Chryseobacterium sp. G0186 genome includes the window TTTGTCATAAAAAAAGACCGAAGAATGATTTCTTTGGTCTTTTTTATTGGGGTTACTTTTTAGATTTTTCTTCCGCTGCTACAAAAGATTTTGAAGCTTTCCTCGGTCTTCTTTTTCCATAGCTGCCGGAATTGATCTTACCTCTTCTTGATTTTTTGTCTCCTTTTCCCATAATAATACTATTTGTTGTTAGTACGAATTTAGAAAACATCCTTTTAAAATACAATGAGTTAAGCTGTTAAAGTTTTATAAAAGTTAAAAGCAGAAAGTTATTTTCCACATCTGAATCAGACTTTCACTGTTTTCCACTTTCCTTTTTTAAATAAAATAAAAGCAACGATGGTTATGATCGTTTCAGCTGCCGGAATTGAAATAAAAACTCCTTTAGGCCCCATTTCCAGATATTTTGAAAGAAAATAAGCCAAAGGAATCTGAAACAACCAGAACCCAAAAAGGTTCACCCATGTTGGAGTCCAGGTATCTCCTGCTCCATTGAAAGCATTGATCATCACCATTCCCACTCCATAGAAAATAAACCCCACGCTCATAATATGCAAAGCATTCTTGGCAAAGCCCTTAATTTCTATCTCATTTGTAAAGAAACTCACTAAAAAGTTCCCGAATAAAAGGAAGATTAAACTTACCAACAACATAAAGACTACATTATACTTTACAGTCTTCATTACAGACTGTTCTGCTCTCAGCATTTCATTCGCTCCCATATTTTGTCCCACTAATGTGGAAGCTGCATTACTTAATCCCCAAGCAGGAAGGATGAAGAACATCATTAACCTTAATGCTGTCTGATATCCTGCAGAAGCATTTTCACCTCCTGTAGTGGCAACCAGCTCGGCAAGAAAAATCCAACTGCAGGAAGCAATGACAAATTGGAAAATTCCGGGCGTTGCAATTTTAATGATGGACTGGATTAATTTATATTTAGGTTTAAAATAAGCAAACTTTATACGGATCTGCGTATCGGCGACCAAGAGGTGATACAATTGATAAATTACCCCAATGCTTCTGCCAATGGTGGTTGCCAATGCCGCTCCGGTAAGGCCCATTGCAGGAACCGGTCCCAATCCTTTTATTAAAACAGGACAAAGAATAATGTTCACAATATTCGCAATCCATAAACTTTTCATGGCAATCATTGCATTTCCGGCTCCTCTAAAAATACCATTGATCAGAAATAAAAGCATAATGATTGTACTGCTTCCCATCATAATTCTTGTAAAATCTTTTCCATAGGCTGCAGCTTCCGGTTTAGATCCCATCAGAATGAGGATTTCCTCAGCATAAATTACGCCCAATACGCTTAGAATAAAGGTGATGATAAATGAAACCAATATAACCTGGGCAGCACTTCTGGAAGCCTGTTCAGGATTTTTCTCACCAATTCTTCTTGCCACCAGAGCAGTTGCCGCCATACTCATTCCAATTGCAATGGAATACATTATGGAAAGTACAGATTCAGTAAGTCCCACCGTCTGAATCGCAAACCCGCTCTCTTTCAAATGTCCCACAAAATACAGATCCACCAAAGCAAATACAGATTCCATAGCCATTTCCAACATCATGGGGATAGCCAGAAGAAGAACAGCACTTCTAATATTCACCTTTGTAAAATCTGTTTCTTCTCCAATAAAGGCTTTTTTCAAAAAGTCAATATATTTTATCATTTCTCGATCAATAATTTATCTAAATCCAAAAATACAAATCCAATTATTATTAAAACTTAGCAATTGGTAATAAAAATTAATTAGATTTGTATATTCTAAAAAATAATTCTTATGAAAAAAATAATCTCTACACTTTTTCTGTTTGGAATGTTAGTTTCTGCCAACATGCTGTCTGCTCAGAAAATGACGCAGAATAAAATGAAAGCCATTCATTCTGATGATATTTCAACATTTAAAAAGCAGTTTATTCCAGGGGATTATAACAAGTGTTTCACAATAGGCAATGAATCTTTTTCTCCACTTGGCTTCAGTGCCCTATCCGGAAAAAACACCATTGTTGCTTTTCTATTGGATAACAAAGTCAATGTGAATAAAAAATGTCAAAATCAGACACCGCTTGAGTTGGCAGAAGAAGGAAAAAATACGGAAACAGCAAAATTATTACTTGCCAGAGGCGCTACCAGAAATTAAAAAACCCAATACAATATTCAAAAACTTCCTTTCGGAAGTTTTTTTTATTTATAAAACCTGCAAAAATCTTATCTTTGCAAACGAAAAATTCAAGGTTCAAAACAGAACCTTAAACATTGAACTTTAAACAAATAATTATGTTTCGATCACACACCAACGGAGAGCTATCTCTGAAAAATCTGAATGAAGAAGTTACACTATCAGGATGGGTACAGACTATCCGTGATAAAGGATTTATGATTTGGGTAGATCTTCGAGATCGTTACGGAATTACCCAGTTGGTTTTTGACCAGGACCGTTCTTCTGCAGAACTTATGGAAGAGGCAAAAAAACTGGGCCGTGAATTTGTAATTCAGGCTACCGGAAGAGTTATTGAAAGAGTAAGTAAAAACCCTAATATTCCAACAGGAGAAATTGAACTTTTAGTTGAGAAATTAACAATTTTAAACAGTTCACAGCTTCCTCCATTTACTATTGAAGATGAAACAGACGGAGGTGAGGAGTTGAGAATGAAATACCGTTACCTGGACATCAGAAGAAACCCAGTAAAGGATAAGTTGATCTTCCGTCATAAGATGGCTCAGAAAGTAAGAAATTATTTATCTGACGAAGGCTTCATCGAAGTGGAAACTCCGGTTTTAATCAAATCTACTCCTGAGGGAGCAAGAGACTTTGTGGTTCCAAGCAGAATGAACCCTGGGCAATTTTATGCTTTACCACAATCTCCACAAACTTTCAAACAGCTTTTGATGGTAGGTGGAATGGATAAATATTTCCAGATCGTAAAGTGTTTCCGTGATGAGGATTTAAGAGCTGACAGACAGCCAGAATTCACCCAAATCGACTGTGAAATGGCCTTTGTGGAGCAGGAAGATGTAATGAATGTTTTTGAGGGGATGACCAAAACTCTTATAAAAGATATTACTGGACAGGAATTCGGAACTTTCCCAAGAATGACTTTCGCTGATGCGATGAGAAAATATGGGAATGATAAACCGGATATCCGTTTCGGGATGGAGTTTGTGGAACTTAATGAGCTTGTAAAAGGAAAAGACTTTAAAATATTTGATGAAGCTGAATTGGTTGTAGGAATCAATGTAGAAGGGTGTGCAGAATATACAAGAAAGCAAATTGATGAGCTTGTAGACTGGGTAAAACGTCCTCAGATAGGAGCTTCAGGAATGGTTTGGGCAAAATTCCAGAATGATGGAGTGAAAACTTCATCTGTTAACAAATTCTATAATGAAGAAGATCTTGCAAAAATTATCGAAAAATTCGGAGCTAAAGAAGGAGACTTAATGTTGATCCTTTCTGGAAACGAAAATAAGGTAAGAGCTCAGCTTTCTGCATTGAGAATGGAACTTGGAAACCGTTTGGGATTAAGAAAAGGAGATGTATTCGCTCCTCTTTGGGTAGTTGACTTCCCATTATTGGAATTTGACGAAGAATCACAAAGATACCATGCGATGCACCACCCTTTCACTTCTCCAAAGCCGGAAGATATTCATTTATTGGAAACAGATCCAGGAAAGGCAAGAGCCAATGCTTACGATATGGTATTGAACGGAAATGAAATCGGAGGAGGATCTATCAGAATTTTTGATAAGGATCTGCAATCTAAAATGTTTGATCTTTTGGGATTCTCAAAAGAAGAGGCAGAAGCTCAGTTTGGATTCTTAATGAATGCATTTAAGTACGGAGCACCTCCACATGGTGGTTTAGCATTTGGATTTGACCGTTTGGTGGCTATTCTTGACGGAAACGAAGTGATCAGAGATTATATTGCATTCCCTAAGAATAATTCAGGACGTGATGTCATGATTGATGCACCGGCTTCTATTGCAGATGCACAGCTGGACGAGCTTGAACTTAAATTGAATTTAAAAGCATAAAAATTAAAAGCGAGGCATTTGCCTCGCTTTTTTATTAACTTATTGTCTTTATTATTTCATTTTAAAAATCTGTTCTCTTCCTGGCCCGATGGAAAGATATCCCACAGGAATTTCCAGTTCTGCCTCCAGAAACGATAAGAAATCCGTTAGTTCTTTTGGCAACTCATCTACATTTTTCATATTGGAAAAATCGGCATTCCAGCCATTCATCCACTTTAGAATTGGTTTTGCTGTTTCAGGAAGGATTCCGGAAATAGATTCAACTGTTCCGTCTTCCAGCTCATAGTGTGTACAAACCGCTACAGACTTCAAACCACTTAAAACATCAGCCTTAGTCAATACCAATTGAGTAACACCATTAATCATCACTGCATATTTCAAAGCAGGAAGATCCAGCCATCCGATTCTTCTTGGTCGGCCCGTATTGGAACCAAATTCATTTCCTTTACTTCTGATTTCATCACCAAGCTCATCAAAAAGTTCTGTTGGAAATACTCCATTGCCCACTCTGGTGCAATAGGCTTTTGCTATACCGTAGATCTCACCTATTTTTTTAGGTGAAATACCTAATCCGCTGCAAGCCCCAGCAGCTATAGTAGAAGAAGAGGTTACATAAGGATAAGTACCGTGATCAATATCCAACATCGCTGCCTGAGACCCCTCTCCCAAGATCTTTTTTCCATCAGACAAGGCCTTATTCATAACGATTTCTGTTTCTGTACAGTCGAATTGTTTTAGAGATTCCACCGCCTCAAAAAACTCGTTGGAAATAGATTCAAGAGACGGAAGCTCCATATTAGCCTTTTCAAGAAACTTATACTCTCTTTCTAAAATTTGCTCTACCCTACTCTTAAAATCTGAAGAAAACATGTCTCCAACTCTTAGATTCTGTCTTAAAATTTTGTTTGAATATGCCTGTGCAATCCCATTCTTCGTCGTACCAATCGTTGTATATTCCGGGCTTTCTTCCATAAAAATATCCAAAAGTCTATGCGTAGGCAATACAAAGTGTGCCTTTCTGGAAATGATTATATTTTTTTCCGGCTGAAGGGTTTCGTCAAATTTCTTAAGGTTTACAATTTCCTTTTTAAAGCTTACAGGATCAAGAACAGTTCCTGTACCAATAACATTCAGAACATTCTTCATAAAAATTCCTGAGGGAATCATTTTAAGCGTAATTCTCTTCACATTTCGTTCTATGCTATGTCCAGCATTGGAGCCTCCATTAAAACGAGCGGTAATGTCATAATTTTCACTGATAAGATCAATAAACTTTCCTTTTCCCTCATCTCCCCACTGTAATCCTAATACAATATCCATATTTAAATTTTTATGGAGCAAAGCTATGGCAGTTTGAAAGGGAAGCCATTGCCATTTGACAAAAAGGGTTAATTTGTATAATGTATGATGTACAAAGTAAAAAGTATGAGGCTATAATTTCCTATATGTTTTGGCTAAAGCCAGTAGATGGATTTCATTTTTTGAATCATGGGCTAAAGCCCATTTCTATTGAATAGAATACCCTAGACTATATTTCTTCGGATGCGGCTCAGTGAAGAAGGGGTAACACCAAGATAAGAAGCCAGCATAGATTGTGGAACTCTATTGGCCAGACCGGGATAATGATTCAGAAAATGAGTGTAACGGGCTTTTGCATCCTGATTAAGCATGATACTTGCTACCTTAAGTTTGTTCTCTGCCACAAAACCATGAATTCTGGCAAACAGGACTGGCCAGATCTTAATTTTTTCTTCAAGGGTTTTGAAATGTTTTAAATCAATAACCAGTAATACCGCATCTGTAATGGCTTCAATATATTCATGAGCCGGCAACTGATCTGTAAATCCCTGAAAATCGCCGATAAATCTTCCCTCATATATAAAATAACGGGTAAAATCATCGCCTTCTTTATTATAATACAGAGACCTAAAAACTCCTTCCTTTACAAAAGCAATCTTCTGGCTTACTTTTCCTGCCTCCACAAAAACTTGTCCCTTGCGTACAGAAACTTTCTGAATACCCTCGGTAATCAGAAGCTCATCCTGTTCGTTCAGTAATCCAAATTTTTTGATGTAAT containing:
- a CDS encoding MATE family efflux transporter, whose amino-acid sequence is MIKYIDFLKKAFIGEETDFTKVNIRSAVLLLAIPMMLEMAMESVFALVDLYFVGHLKESGFAIQTVGLTESVLSIMYSIAIGMSMAATALVARRIGEKNPEQASRSAAQVILVSFIITFILSVLGVIYAEEILILMGSKPEAAAYGKDFTRIMMGSSTIIMLLFLINGIFRGAGNAMIAMKSLWIANIVNIILCPVLIKGLGPVPAMGLTGAALATTIGRSIGVIYQLYHLLVADTQIRIKFAYFKPKYKLIQSIIKIATPGIFQFVIASCSWIFLAELVATTGGENASAGYQTALRLMMFFILPAWGLSNAASTLVGQNMGANEMLRAEQSVMKTVKYNVVFMLLVSLIFLLFGNFLVSFFTNEIEIKGFAKNALHIMSVGFIFYGVGMVMINAFNGAGDTWTPTWVNLFGFWLFQIPLAYFLSKYLEMGPKGVFISIPAAETIITIVAFILFKKGKWKTVKV
- a CDS encoding adenylosuccinate synthase; this encodes MDIVLGLQWGDEGKGKFIDLISENYDITARFNGGSNAGHSIERNVKRITLKMIPSGIFMKNVLNVIGTGTVLDPVSFKKEIVNLKKFDETLQPEKNIIISRKAHFVLPTHRLLDIFMEESPEYTTIGTTKNGIAQAYSNKILRQNLRVGDMFSSDFKSRVEQILEREYKFLEKANMELPSLESISNEFFEAVESLKQFDCTETEIVMNKALSDGKKILGEGSQAAMLDIDHGTYPYVTSSSTIAAGACSGLGISPKKIGEIYGIAKAYCTRVGNGVFPTELFDELGDEIRSKGNEFGSNTGRPRRIGWLDLPALKYAVMINGVTQLVLTKADVLSGLKSVAVCTHYELEDGTVESISGILPETAKPILKWMNGWNADFSNMKNVDELPKELTDFLSFLEAELEIPVGYLSIGPGREQIFKMK
- a CDS encoding ankyrin repeat domain-containing protein, which codes for MKKIISTLFLFGMLVSANMLSAQKMTQNKMKAIHSDDISTFKKQFIPGDYNKCFTIGNESFSPLGFSALSGKNTIVAFLLDNKVNVNKKCQNQTPLELAEEGKNTETAKLLLARGATRN
- the aspS gene encoding aspartate--tRNA ligase; its protein translation is MFRSHTNGELSLKNLNEEVTLSGWVQTIRDKGFMIWVDLRDRYGITQLVFDQDRSSAELMEEAKKLGREFVIQATGRVIERVSKNPNIPTGEIELLVEKLTILNSSQLPPFTIEDETDGGEELRMKYRYLDIRRNPVKDKLIFRHKMAQKVRNYLSDEGFIEVETPVLIKSTPEGARDFVVPSRMNPGQFYALPQSPQTFKQLLMVGGMDKYFQIVKCFRDEDLRADRQPEFTQIDCEMAFVEQEDVMNVFEGMTKTLIKDITGQEFGTFPRMTFADAMRKYGNDKPDIRFGMEFVELNELVKGKDFKIFDEAELVVGINVEGCAEYTRKQIDELVDWVKRPQIGASGMVWAKFQNDGVKTSSVNKFYNEEDLAKIIEKFGAKEGDLMLILSGNENKVRAQLSALRMELGNRLGLRKGDVFAPLWVVDFPLLEFDEESQRYHAMHHPFTSPKPEDIHLLETDPGKARANAYDMVLNGNEIGGGSIRIFDKDLQSKMFDLLGFSKEEAEAQFGFLMNAFKYGAPPHGGLAFGFDRLVAILDGNEVIRDYIAFPKNNSGRDVMIDAPASIADAQLDELELKLNLKA
- a CDS encoding Crp/Fnr family transcriptional regulator, whose protein sequence is MEELFNYIKKFGLLNEQDELLITEGIQKVSVRKGQVFVEAGKVSQKIAFVKEGVFRSLYYNKEGDDFTRYFIYEGRFIGDFQGFTDQLPAHEYIEAITDAVLLVIDLKHFKTLEEKIKIWPVLFARIHGFVAENKLKVASIMLNQDAKARYTHFLNHYPGLANRVPQSMLASYLGVTPSSLSRIRRNIV
- a CDS encoding 30S ribosomal protein THX codes for the protein MGKGDKKSRRGKINSGSYGKRRPRKASKSFVAAEEKSKK